One genomic window of Melanotaenia boesemani isolate fMelBoe1 chromosome 20, fMelBoe1.pri, whole genome shotgun sequence includes the following:
- the id3 gene encoding DNA-binding protein inhibitor ID-3: MKAISPVRSVRSCYKAVCCISEQSLAISRNKHSCLDEPVSALCDMNDCYSKLKELVPSIPQNKSVSQVEILQHVIDYIFDLQIALETEDTATPEMVLSIKTADITRNFSKEEGRLCH; the protein is encoded by the exons ATGAAAGCCATCAGTCCCGTCCGCTCCGTGAGAAGCTGCTACAAGGCCGTGTGCTGCATTTCGGAGCAGAGCCTCGCCATCAGCCGGAATAAACACTCGTGTTTAGACGAGCCGGTGAGCGCCCTGTGCGACATGAACGACTGCTACTCCAAACTGAAGGAGCTGGTTCCGAGCATCCCGCAGAACAAATCGGTCAGCCAGGTGGAGATCCTCCAACATGTTATCGACTACATCTTCGACCTGCAGATCGCGCTGGAGACAGAGGACACTGCCACGCCGGAGATGGTTTTGTCAATAAAG ACTGCGGACATTACTCGCAATTTCTCCAAAGAAGAAGGGCGGTTGTGCCATTAA